The following proteins are co-located in the Hydrogenophaga sp. RAC07 genome:
- a CDS encoding ABC transporter ATP-binding protein, with amino-acid sequence MIESRGLQFAYPRTEPLRFADVSVAQGGTLLLRGPSGSGKSTWLALACGLLTPTAGEMVVNGQSVGVLAAAARDAWRARHIGFLPQKLHLSEALSVADNLGLVFFAAGLPVDRATVDRALQALDMAAFAARKPSQLSGGQAQRVALARALLLRPSVVLADEPTASLDDAACAASLELLRNCANALNATLVIATHDARVMQALPKASVLAFDAAVPVAA; translated from the coding sequence ATGATTGAAAGCCGCGGATTGCAATTCGCCTACCCGCGTACCGAGCCGTTGCGCTTCGCCGATGTGTCGGTGGCGCAGGGCGGCACGTTGCTGTTGCGCGGACCTTCCGGCAGCGGCAAGTCGACCTGGCTCGCACTGGCCTGCGGCCTGCTCACGCCGACCGCAGGTGAGATGGTGGTGAACGGGCAGTCGGTGGGCGTGTTGGCCGCCGCCGCGCGCGATGCCTGGCGGGCAAGGCACATCGGTTTTCTGCCGCAGAAGCTGCACCTGAGTGAGGCCTTGTCGGTGGCGGACAACCTGGGGCTGGTCTTTTTTGCCGCCGGTCTGCCGGTGGACAGGGCCACTGTGGACCGGGCATTGCAGGCGCTGGACATGGCTGCTTTCGCCGCGCGCAAACCGTCGCAACTCTCGGGCGGACAGGCCCAGCGCGTGGCACTGGCCCGCGCACTGCTGTTGCGCCCGAGCGTGGTCCTGGCCGACGAGCCCACCGCCAGTCTGGACGACGCGGCGTGTGCGGCTTCGCTGGAATTGCTGCGCAACTGCGCGAACGCACTCAACGCCACGCTGGTGATCGCCACCCACGACGCACGCGTCATGCAGGCGCTGCCAAAAGCCAGCGTGCTCGCGTTCGACGCCGCTGTTCCGGTGGCCGCATGA
- a CDS encoding FtsX-like permease family protein, which produces MNVFGLSWRYLWSRPLATTLNLLLLALGLASMAFVLIARDQVHRAFERDLAGIDAVVGAKGSPMQLILAGVFHIDVPPGNIPLAEVQRLAQHPQVTKLIPLSLGDNLQGFRIVGTTPDYVAHYGAQLAQGALWSTPMQAVLGALVASRTGLQPGQAFEGAHGLGAGGATHGSTPYSVSGVLAPCGCVLDRLVLTATESVWRVHDDMHAGDQMDEAERLELAEALADEREVTLALVTYNTPMAAVSFPRFINSTTPMQAAAPALEITRLLSMVGVGTQLLQGLGAVLLGVAALSVFIALWSAVRERRGDLAMLRMLGAPARRVALLLLCEALWLAALACVLGLLAAHGVAALLGSLLMDSHSLTLNGWSWVPGEVWVPVLAFVVAVVAALVPVISAYRVDVSQLLNSR; this is translated from the coding sequence ATGAACGTGTTCGGTCTCTCGTGGCGTTACCTGTGGTCGCGACCGCTGGCCACCACGCTCAACCTGCTCTTGCTCGCGCTCGGTCTGGCTTCCATGGCCTTTGTGCTGATCGCGCGCGACCAGGTTCACCGCGCCTTCGAGCGGGATCTCGCCGGTATCGACGCGGTGGTGGGCGCCAAGGGCAGTCCCATGCAGTTGATCCTGGCAGGCGTGTTCCACATCGACGTGCCGCCGGGCAACATCCCGCTGGCCGAGGTGCAGCGGCTGGCGCAGCACCCGCAGGTGACCAAGCTCATTCCGTTGAGCCTGGGCGACAACCTGCAGGGCTTCCGCATCGTGGGCACCACGCCGGACTACGTCGCGCACTACGGCGCACAACTCGCACAGGGAGCACTGTGGTCAACCCCGATGCAGGCGGTGCTCGGCGCGCTGGTGGCCAGCCGCACCGGGCTGCAACCGGGCCAGGCGTTCGAAGGCGCTCACGGTCTGGGCGCAGGCGGCGCCACGCACGGCAGCACACCCTACAGCGTGAGCGGTGTGCTCGCCCCTTGCGGCTGCGTGCTCGACCGACTCGTGCTCACCGCCACCGAATCGGTCTGGCGGGTGCACGACGACATGCACGCGGGCGACCAGATGGACGAAGCCGAACGCCTGGAGCTCGCCGAGGCGCTGGCCGACGAGCGCGAGGTGACGCTGGCACTCGTCACCTACAACACGCCCATGGCCGCGGTCAGCTTCCCGCGCTTCATCAACAGCACCACGCCCATGCAGGCCGCCGCGCCAGCGCTGGAAATCACACGGCTGCTGTCCATGGTGGGTGTGGGCACGCAGCTCCTCCAGGGTCTGGGTGCCGTGCTGCTGGGGGTGGCCGCGCTGTCGGTGTTCATCGCGCTGTGGAGCGCGGTGCGCGAACGCCGGGGCGATCTCGCCATGCTGCGCATGCTGGGTGCACCCGCGAGGCGTGTTGCCTTGCTGCTGTTGTGCGAAGCCCTGTGGCTGGCGGCGCTGGCCTGTGTGCTCGGCCTGCTGGCGGCGCACGGTGTGGCAGCGCTGCTGGGTTCCCTGTTGATGGACAGCCATTCGCTGACCCTCAACGGCTGGTCATGGGTACCGGGCGAAGTCTGGGTGCCGGTGCTGGCTTTCGTTGTGGCGGTGGTGGCGGCACTGGTGCCCGTCATCAGCGCCTACCGTGTCGATGTTTCTCAACTTCTCAACTCCAGGTGA
- a CDS encoding AEC family transporter, translating to MNFAAHPAVASLTPVFLLMAIGFLAGRLQWIRDASVKDLSNLVFLVLIPALLFRTMSAVRFEELDLRPVLAYFPAALLLLAVSIAWRGFNRTSVVMAMAGVFSNMVMIGITLVELAYGKAGLVTLLTLVSVHALILLTTGSIVLELAVAREARAGGDRAPHLWQTAFSAIKGALIHPIPLPILSGLLFSQTGLSLPAVIDKPLLLLGNAFGPLSLVLMGVTLASTPLRGHLRDALWITASKNLVLPVMVGLSAWALGITGLPLTVIVVAGALPIGANVFLFAQRYDAAQVLTTASMGMTTLVSLFTLSLFMLAMSWIN from the coding sequence GTGAACTTTGCCGCCCACCCCGCCGTCGCGTCCCTCACCCCCGTCTTTCTCTTGATGGCCATCGGCTTCCTTGCCGGGCGGCTGCAGTGGATCCGCGACGCCTCGGTGAAGGACCTCTCCAACCTCGTGTTTCTGGTGCTGATCCCGGCGCTGCTGTTTCGCACCATGAGCGCGGTGCGTTTCGAAGAGCTCGACCTGCGCCCGGTGCTGGCCTATTTCCCCGCGGCGCTGCTGCTGCTGGCCGTGTCGATCGCCTGGCGTGGCTTCAACCGCACCAGCGTGGTGATGGCCATGGCCGGGGTGTTCTCCAACATGGTCATGATCGGCATCACGCTGGTGGAGCTGGCCTACGGCAAGGCCGGGCTGGTCACGCTGCTGACGCTGGTGTCGGTGCATGCGCTGATCCTGCTGACCACCGGCTCCATCGTGCTGGAACTGGCGGTGGCGCGCGAAGCCCGTGCCGGCGGGGACCGTGCGCCCCATCTCTGGCAGACCGCCTTCTCGGCCATCAAGGGCGCTTTGATCCACCCGATTCCCCTGCCCATCCTCAGCGGCTTGTTGTTCTCGCAGACCGGCCTGAGCTTGCCCGCGGTGATCGACAAACCGCTGTTGCTGCTGGGCAATGCCTTCGGCCCGCTGTCGTTGGTGCTGATGGGTGTGACGCTGGCCAGCACCCCGCTGCGTGGGCACCTGCGCGACGCGCTGTGGATCACCGCTTCCAAGAACCTTGTGCTGCCCGTCATGGTGGGCCTGAGCGCCTGGGCGCTGGGCATCACCGGCCTGCCGCTGACGGTGATCGTCGTGGCCGGCGCGCTGCCCATCGGCGCCAACGTGTTTCTGTTCGCCCAGCGCTACGACGCCGCCCAGGTACTCACGACCGCCAGCATGGGCATGACCACGCTGGTGTCGCTCTTCACGTTGAGTTTGTTCATGCTCGCCATGTCGTGGATCAACTGA
- a CDS encoding DUF3299 domain-containing protein: MQTLFTGLWLSSLLVAGVSAQTLSSPLPPGTPPPARADGAALPHGQGAGVHSPLSPFAPLPKRTDVVAWSTLTDITTKVEQKRIVPVYPSPVAALHQKTLRLQGFMMPLEPGENQRHFLLASVPLTCGFCTPGGPESMVEVRTKTPVKYKLEAVVVEGTFHVLHNDPYGLYYRITNAVGVP; this comes from the coding sequence ATGCAAACCCTCTTCACTGGCCTGTGGCTGAGCAGTCTTCTGGTGGCGGGCGTGTCGGCGCAGACCCTGAGCTCACCGCTGCCGCCGGGCACTCCGCCGCCAGCCCGCGCGGATGGCGCGGCCTTGCCCCACGGGCAGGGCGCCGGTGTGCACAGCCCATTGAGCCCGTTCGCACCGCTGCCCAAACGTACCGATGTGGTGGCCTGGTCCACGCTGACCGACATCACGACCAAGGTCGAACAAAAACGCATCGTGCCGGTGTACCCGTCGCCTGTGGCCGCGCTCCATCAGAAAACGCTGCGCCTGCAGGGCTTCATGATGCCGCTGGAGCCTGGTGAGAACCAGCGCCACTTCTTGCTGGCATCGGTGCCGCTCACCTGTGGTTTCTGCACACCCGGCGGGCCCGAGAGCATGGTCGAGGTGCGCACCAAGACACCGGTGAAGTACAAGCTTGAAGCGGTGGTGGTCGAGGGGACCTTTCACGTCTTGCACAACGATCCGTACGGCCTGTACTACCGCATCACCAACGCCGTGGGCGTGCCCTAG